A window of Streptomyces sp. NBC_01142 genomic DNA:
CGTGTACCGCCGATTAGCCTCCGGCGCATGAGCCCCGCACGCCCCGCACGCCTCGCAGCGCCCGACGACGCCGAAGAGCTGGTGCGCCTCCGCAAGGTCATGCTGGATTCGCAGGCCGGCGCCGACCCCGATGCCGACTGGCAGCCCACCGCCGTGGAGACCCTCCGAAAGAAGCTCGCCGACCCGGCCGCCGACCTCACCGCCTTCGTGGTCGAGCGCCCCGGGGGTCTGGCGGCCTGCGCGGTCGGCACCATCGAGTACCGGCTCGGCGGACCGGGCAATCCGCAGGGCGCGAGCGGCTATGTCTTCAGCGTCGCGACCGACCCCGACATGCGCCGCCGCGGCCACTCCCGCGCCTGCATGGAGGCACTGATCGACTGGTTCCGCGAGCGCGGCGTGCGCAGGATCGACCTGCGCGCCTCCTCCGAGGGCGAGCCGCTGTACGCCTCCCTCGGCTTCGCCCGCACCCCCGACCCGGCCATGCGGCTCACTCTGTAGAACCGTTTAGGCTCGTACGCATGCAAAGCCTGGCGATGATCGAGAACTGGCCGGTACCGACCGCGGCGGCCGCCGTCGTACGAGCGGACGGCACCGTGGCCGGGTCGTACGGCCCGGTCTCGCGCCGTTTCCCGCTCGCCTCCGTCACCAAGTTG
This region includes:
- a CDS encoding GNAT family N-acetyltransferase, producing the protein MSPARPARLAAPDDAEELVRLRKVMLDSQAGADPDADWQPTAVETLRKKLADPAADLTAFVVERPGGLAACAVGTIEYRLGGPGNPQGASGYVFSVATDPDMRRRGHSRACMEALIDWFRERGVRRIDLRASSEGEPLYASLGFARTPDPAMRLTL